A genomic region of Methanosarcina thermophila TM-1 contains the following coding sequences:
- a CDS encoding PRC-barrel domain-containing protein, which translates to MRAELTSLFGLNIYTNTGVYVGKLQDLVIDIEEQKITGLAVSDINRELFDLTSRGVIIPYRWVITAADIIIIRDVIQRYKKRKED; encoded by the coding sequence ATGCGCGCAGAACTTACATCACTTTTTGGTTTAAACATATACACAAACACCGGTGTTTATGTAGGGAAGTTGCAAGACCTCGTAATTGATATAGAAGAACAGAAGATTACCGGGCTTGCTGTTTCGGATATTAATAGGGAGCTTTTTGACCTGACAAGCAGAGGTGTAATTATTCCTTATCGGTGGGTTATAACGGCAGCGGATATAATTATAATTAGAGATGTCATCCAGAGATACAAAAAGCGAAAAGAAGACTAA
- the mdh gene encoding malate dehydrogenase, translating to MTKISVVGAGNVGATTVQRLAELELDEIVMTDIVEGLPQGKALDLMQAGAIKGYDTSIIGTNDYADIADSDLVIITAGIARKPGMTREDLIRTNSKIIMEVSKNIAKYAPESIVINVTNPLDIITYVAMKSTGFETKKVFGMSGVLDSGRFASFIAEELKCSKKDVQAMVIGGHGDLMVPLPQYTTVSGIPLTDLLPHDKIARLVERTVNGGAEIVELLKQGSAFYAPSAAVVSMAEAVIKDSKRILPASAYLEGQYGQEGIYFGVPVKLGASGVEEILELELDESQYETLRKSSETIRNMISQLGI from the coding sequence ATGACTAAAATTTCCGTGGTAGGAGCAGGAAACGTAGGGGCAACTACAGTCCAGCGGCTAGCTGAACTTGAGCTTGACGAGATTGTCATGACAGATATTGTGGAAGGATTACCTCAGGGCAAAGCCCTTGATCTTATGCAGGCAGGTGCAATAAAAGGCTACGATACTTCTATAATTGGAACCAATGATTATGCAGATATTGCAGACTCTGATCTTGTAATCATTACAGCAGGGATTGCAAGAAAACCGGGAATGACCCGGGAGGATCTGATCCGGACAAACTCAAAAATAATAATGGAAGTTTCCAAAAATATCGCAAAATATGCACCAGAATCCATAGTGATCAATGTAACAAATCCACTTGATATTATAACTTACGTGGCTATGAAATCAACAGGTTTTGAAACAAAGAAAGTGTTTGGAATGAGTGGAGTTCTAGATTCAGGGCGTTTTGCAAGCTTTATTGCGGAAGAACTGAAGTGCTCGAAAAAAGATGTACAGGCAATGGTAATAGGAGGGCATGGCGACCTCATGGTGCCTCTTCCCCAGTATACGACAGTATCTGGAATTCCACTCACAGATCTACTTCCACATGATAAAATTGCCAGGCTGGTAGAAAGGACAGTAAACGGAGGAGCCGAGATTGTAGAACTCCTCAAACAGGGCAGTGCCTTTTATGCTCCCTCGGCAGCTGTAGTCTCGATGGCGGAAGCTGTGATTAAAGACTCAAAAAGAATATTACCTGCTTCAGCTTACCTGGAAGGGCAGTATGGACAGGAAGGCATCTACTTCGGGGTACCCGTGAAACTTGGAGCATCCGGAGTCGAAGAAATCCTTGAACTTGAGCTTGATGAAAGCCAGTATGAAACCCTCAGAAAATCCTCAGAAACAATTCGAAATATGATTTCGCAGCTGGGAATATGA
- a CDS encoding tyrosine--tRNA ligase, protein MDRLELIKRNVQEIVTEEELEELLTKKEAPRAYVGYEPSGKIHMGHVLTVNKLIDLQKAGFKITVLLADVHAYLNKKGTLEEVRKIADYNRRCFIALGLDEEKTDFVYGSDYQLDAEYMLNVLKLSRAVTLNRARRSMDEVGRAMDNPTVSQMVYPLMQAIDIAMLGVDIAVGGIDQRKIHMLARENLKSLGFETPICIHTPILVGLDGTKMASSKENFISVDDTEEEIYGKLKKAYCKIGEIEENPILALFRYHIFPRYETVVIERPEKFGGNTTYNSYEEMEKAFVEESIHPMDLKNAAAKYINEILDPVRKVLL, encoded by the coding sequence ATGGACAGACTCGAACTTATAAAAAGAAATGTTCAGGAAATCGTGACTGAGGAAGAGCTTGAAGAACTTCTTACTAAAAAGGAAGCTCCCCGCGCCTATGTAGGATACGAGCCAAGCGGGAAAATCCATATGGGTCACGTTCTTACAGTAAATAAACTCATTGATCTGCAGAAAGCCGGATTTAAAATCACTGTCCTGCTTGCAGACGTACATGCCTATCTCAATAAGAAAGGCACGCTTGAAGAAGTCCGAAAGATCGCAGATTATAATAGGCGCTGCTTTATCGCTCTCGGGCTCGATGAGGAAAAAACTGATTTCGTATATGGGTCTGACTATCAGCTTGATGCAGAGTACATGCTTAATGTTCTCAAACTTTCAAGGGCAGTAACTTTAAACAGGGCGCGCAGAAGCATGGACGAAGTCGGGCGTGCTATGGACAACCCAACTGTTTCGCAGATGGTATATCCACTGATGCAGGCTATTGACATTGCCATGCTGGGAGTTGATATCGCAGTTGGGGGCATCGACCAGAGAAAAATCCATATGCTTGCCCGTGAGAATTTAAAGAGTCTGGGATTCGAGACCCCGATCTGCATTCACACTCCAATTCTCGTGGGGTTAGACGGAACAAAGATGGCTTCTTCAAAGGAGAATTTCATATCTGTGGATGATACAGAAGAAGAAATTTACGGGAAGCTTAAGAAAGCCTACTGCAAGATAGGAGAGATCGAAGAAAACCCAATTCTGGCACTTTTCCGCTATCATATATTCCCCAGATACGAAACTGTTGTCATAGAGAGACCTGAGAAATTCGGTGGAAATACAACATATAACAGTTACGAAGAAATGGAAAAGGCTTTTGTGGAAGAGAGCATCCATCCAATGGATCTGAAAAACGCTGCCGCAAAGTATATAAATGAAATACTGGACCCTGTCCGGAAAGTTCTGCTCTAA
- a CDS encoding tRNA(His) guanylyltransferase Thg1 family protein: MKDREIYAEMRCIPPVVVRADGRNFKNTLSGLGFKKPYDLTFARAMANTVELFIKESGLSPLFAYTFSDEINFLFMSLPFEGRVEKIDSVVASFLGSALTINLQLEKPVAFDSRIVVLQKEEIPAYFHWRQLEAWRNFVGSWGYYTLRNEGINKTEASKYLKGKKEWEIHEMLFERGINLATLPAWQRRGIVISKEEYQISGFNPVLGEEVKSLRRRVIQNWEIPNFKSEEGMAFLQKLINRN; the protein is encoded by the coding sequence ATGAAAGATCGGGAAATCTATGCTGAAATGCGCTGTATCCCTCCAGTGGTCGTGCGCGCTGACGGCAGGAATTTTAAAAATACGCTTTCGGGCCTGGGCTTTAAAAAACCCTATGATCTAACCTTCGCCAGGGCAATGGCTAATACTGTTGAACTCTTCATTAAAGAAAGTGGTTTAAGCCCTCTCTTTGCCTATACTTTTTCGGATGAGATCAATTTTCTCTTCATGAGCCTTCCCTTTGAGGGAAGAGTGGAAAAAATTGACTCTGTTGTGGCAAGCTTTCTGGGAAGCGCACTTACGATAAACCTGCAGCTTGAAAAACCTGTGGCTTTTGATTCCAGAATAGTAGTTCTTCAAAAAGAAGAGATTCCTGCATATTTCCACTGGAGGCAGCTCGAAGCCTGGCGCAATTTTGTGGGTTCCTGGGGATATTATACTCTGAGGAACGAAGGAATTAATAAGACTGAGGCTTCAAAATACCTCAAAGGAAAGAAAGAGTGGGAAATCCACGAAATGCTTTTTGAGAGAGGGATAAATCTTGCAACGCTTCCTGCCTGGCAGAGGAGAGGAATCGTTATTTCTAAAGAGGAATACCAGATCTCTGGCTTTAATCCTGTACTTGGTGAAGAGGTGAAATCTCTGCGCAGAAGGGTCATTCAGAACTGGGAAATCCCGAATTTCAAATCCGAAGAAGGTATGGCGTTTTTACAGAAACTTATTAATAGAAATTGA